A stretch of Heptranchias perlo isolate sHepPer1 chromosome 36, sHepPer1.hap1, whole genome shotgun sequence DNA encodes these proteins:
- the fbxl15 gene encoding F-box/LRR-repeat protein 15 isoform X1: MYAHACLMGLSTCCQVNSTRCQLLELPWEDVLVPHVLCHLPLHQLICLQRVSKQFHSLVQVYLANCHTLDTSQIGAVVPQHAFCKILKDNTVLHHLSVHSCSDWLTDSELLPVIGQNPHLEKIDVTGCRYLSRRSLVAMSLSCPDLQHLSLRQCDWVDPLSLRSLADRCGRLASVDLTACKQLNDEAICYLVRKCPKIRSLSLAINANLSDSSVQEVAKHCTELEHLDLTGCLSLRNESIRTVAEYCTKLHSLKVNHCNNITEGSLEALRKKGVDIDVQPPLQRALVLLQDVVGFAPYINLQI; encoded by the exons ATGTACGCTCATGCATGTCTGATGGGATTAAGCACTTGCTGTCAAGTGAACTCCACCAG GTGCCAGCTTCTGGAGCTGCCCTGGGAGGATGTCCTGGTGCCCCACGTCTTATGCCACCTCCCGCTGCACCAGCTGATCTGCCTGCAGCGGGTCAGCAAACAGTTCCACTCCTTGGTCCAAGTCTACCTAGCAAACTGCCACACTCTGGACACCTCACAG ATCGGTGCTGTCGTCCCTCAACATGCGTTCTGCAAAATACTGAAAgataacacagtgctgcaccacctgAGTGTCCACAGCTGCTCCGATTGGCTGACAGACAGCGAGCTCTTGCCGGTGATCGGCCAGAATCCTCACTTGGAGAAGATTGACGTCACAGGCTGCCGATACCTGAGCAGACGGTCCCTGGTGGCCATGTCGCTCAGCTGTCCCGACCTGCAGCAcctctccctcaggcagtgcgacTGGGTGGATCCCCTCTCCCTGCGGAGCCTGGCGGATCGCTGCGGCAGGCTGGCCTCGGTGGACCTGACCGCCTGCAAGCAGCTGAACGACGAAGCCATCTGCTACCTGGTCCGCAAGTGCCCAAAGATCCGGTCGCTCTCCTTGGCTATCAACGCAAACCTCAGCGATAGCTCCGTGCAGGAGGTGGCAAAACATTGCACCGAGCTGGAACATCTGGATCTGACCGGCTGCCTCAGCCTCCGGAACGAGTCTATAAG GACAGTTGCAGAATATTGCACGAAACTCCACTCACTGAAAGTGAACCACTGTAATAACATCACTGAAGGGAGCTTAGAAGCTTTACGGAAGAAGGGAGTGGACATTGATGTACAGCCGCCTCTCCAGCGGGCATTGGTCCTTCTGCAGGACGTTGTGGGCTTTGCTCCATATATCAACCTCCAGATTTGA
- the fbxl15 gene encoding F-box/LRR-repeat protein 15 isoform X2, whose amino-acid sequence METGESSRCQLLELPWEDVLVPHVLCHLPLHQLICLQRVSKQFHSLVQVYLANCHTLDTSQIGAVVPQHAFCKILKDNTVLHHLSVHSCSDWLTDSELLPVIGQNPHLEKIDVTGCRYLSRRSLVAMSLSCPDLQHLSLRQCDWVDPLSLRSLADRCGRLASVDLTACKQLNDEAICYLVRKCPKIRSLSLAINANLSDSSVQEVAKHCTELEHLDLTGCLSLRNESIRTVAEYCTKLHSLKVNHCNNITEGSLEALRKKGVDIDVQPPLQRALVLLQDVVGFAPYINLQI is encoded by the exons ATGGAGACAGGTGAGAGCAGCAG GTGCCAGCTTCTGGAGCTGCCCTGGGAGGATGTCCTGGTGCCCCACGTCTTATGCCACCTCCCGCTGCACCAGCTGATCTGCCTGCAGCGGGTCAGCAAACAGTTCCACTCCTTGGTCCAAGTCTACCTAGCAAACTGCCACACTCTGGACACCTCACAG ATCGGTGCTGTCGTCCCTCAACATGCGTTCTGCAAAATACTGAAAgataacacagtgctgcaccacctgAGTGTCCACAGCTGCTCCGATTGGCTGACAGACAGCGAGCTCTTGCCGGTGATCGGCCAGAATCCTCACTTGGAGAAGATTGACGTCACAGGCTGCCGATACCTGAGCAGACGGTCCCTGGTGGCCATGTCGCTCAGCTGTCCCGACCTGCAGCAcctctccctcaggcagtgcgacTGGGTGGATCCCCTCTCCCTGCGGAGCCTGGCGGATCGCTGCGGCAGGCTGGCCTCGGTGGACCTGACCGCCTGCAAGCAGCTGAACGACGAAGCCATCTGCTACCTGGTCCGCAAGTGCCCAAAGATCCGGTCGCTCTCCTTGGCTATCAACGCAAACCTCAGCGATAGCTCCGTGCAGGAGGTGGCAAAACATTGCACCGAGCTGGAACATCTGGATCTGACCGGCTGCCTCAGCCTCCGGAACGAGTCTATAAG GACAGTTGCAGAATATTGCACGAAACTCCACTCACTGAAAGTGAACCACTGTAATAACATCACTGAAGGGAGCTTAGAAGCTTTACGGAAGAAGGGAGTGGACATTGATGTACAGCCGCCTCTCCAGCGGGCATTGGTCCTTCTGCAGGACGTTGTGGGCTTTGCTCCATATATCAACCTCCAGATTTGA